In Labrus bergylta chromosome 1, fLabBer1.1, whole genome shotgun sequence, one genomic interval encodes:
- the gab1 gene encoding GRB2-associated-binding protein 1 isoform X4, protein MSGGDVVCSGWLRKSPPEKKLRRYAWKKRWFVLRSGRLTGDPDVLEYYKNDHAKKPIRVIDLNLCEQVDAGLTFNKKDLEHSFIFDIKTIDRVFYLVADTEEEMNKWVRCVCDICGFNPTDDEAAKAAHQAVIGGLVVDTPPHPALGNIVGPAAMLTNVPPPYQPVSVRHLDSQSSTEEPQDYLWLVNCESKKPEPNRAHAECSKSTSSETDLNDNVPSHRTPTSSTSSAKHTSHNGFFPQHPAPASASSIYDSPPSRGASLSTDSGLYHLPRSYSQDTVLLPKSASSPSANPDSGEGSELYVFNTPSRKPSMESQIRNLSISYDIPPTPGANCTYQVPRTLSVSTGVGGSEGGGDVVPPPRPPKPSLSSSSGPPPPPAERSPTDTYHVPRSASETDGNYCVPTSAGNKALRSNTIGTVDCSRLRKDFGSQDCYDIPRSFPSDKSCSFDFNESFNSYFKNKGMMPVGSQSTEEVDQNYVPMSANSPSHHHSGSLSEPIHEPNYVPMTPGTMEFSSLGKQVPPPAHMGFRSSPKTPPRRPMLSDCQPPPVDRNLKPDRKGQSPKIIRAKGVGLERTDSQTVGEFPRGRRKAKPAPLEIKPLPEWEEPCTPIRSPVTRSFARDLSRFPIPSRPLSVHSTASSTDSEDCDENYVPMVSNMSTDEPNMKLGAPMTGDGGSSPMVKPKGDKQVEYLDLDLDSGKSTPPRKMKSNGTGMAASDERVDYVVVDQQRTQALKSTREAWNDGRQSTETDTPSKGSK, encoded by the exons GCATGGAAGAAGCGGTGGTTTGTTCTTCGCAGTGGCCGTTTGACAGGCGACCCAGACGTGTTGGAGTATTACAAGAATGACCATGCCAAGAAGCCCATCCGCGTGATCGATCTCAACTTGTGTGAGCAG GTGGACGCTGGGCTGACTTTCAACAAGAAGGACTTGGAGCACAGCTTCATATTCGACATTAAGACCATTGACCGTGTCTTCTACCTGGTGGCTGACACCGAAGAGGAGATGAATAAGTGGGTTCGATGTGTTTGCGACATCTGCGGTTTTAACCCCACAGATGATG aaGCAGCAAAAGCTGCTCACCAGGCGGTCATTGGAGGCCTGGTGGTGGATACCCCCCCTCACCCAGCACTGGGTAATATTGTCGGCCCAGCAGCAATGCTGACCAATGTCCCCCCTCCATATCAGCCTGTCAGCGTGCGACACCTAGACTCACAGTCCAGCACAGAGGAGCCCCAGGATTACCTGTGGCTGGTCAACTGTGAGAGTAAAAAGCCAGAGCCCAACAG AGCCCATGCTGAGTGTTCAAAGTCTACCTCTTCAGAGACAGACCTGAATGACAACGTCCCCTCTCACCGCAcacccacctcctccacctcctctgctAAACACACCTCGCACAATGGCTTCTTCCCACAGCACCCGGCCCCAGCCTCCGCCTCTTCCATCTACGACTCGCCTCCATCACGCGGTGCCTCGCTCTCAACAGACAGTGGCCTTTACCACCTCCCACGCAGCTATTCCCAGGACACTGTGCTGCTCCCAAAGTCTGCCTCCTCCCCTTCGGCCAATCCGGACAGCGGGGAAGGCTCCGAGCTCTATGTCTTTAACACTCCGTCGCGGAAGCCCTCAATGGAGTCACAAATACGCAACCTTTCCATCAGTTACGATATCCCGCCTACGCCTGGTGCGAACTGTACCTACCAGGTGCCCCGCACTTTGTCGGTGTCCACGGGTGTTGGAGGctcagagggagggggagatgTAGTACCCCCTCCAAGACCACCTAAGCCTTCGCTCAGTTCATCCTCAGGACCCCCACCTCCCCCTGCTGAGCGCTCACCTACGGACACCTATCATGTGCCACGCTCAGCCTCAGAGACTGACGGAAACTACTGTGTACCTACTAGTGCCGGGAATAAGGCTTTACGAAGCAACACTATCGGCACTGTGGACTGTTCACGCCTACGCAAAG ATTTTGGATCCCAGGACTGCTATGACATTCCTAGATcattcccctctgacaaaagcTGCTCTTTCGACTTCAATGAAAGTTTCAACAGCTACTTT aaaaacaaaggaatGATGCCAGTGGGAAGCCAGTCTACAGAGGAGGTTGACCAGAACTACGTACCCATGAGCGCCAACTCTCCCTCACACCATCACTCAGGCAGTTTGTCGGAGCCGATACACGAACCCAACTATGTCCCCATGACCCCAGGCACCATGGAGTTCTCGTCCCTTGGAAAGCAGGTCCCCCCTCCTGCCCATATGGGCTTTCGCTCCAGCCCGAAGACCCCACCACGCAGGCCAATGCTCAGTGACTGCCAGCCCCCACCTGTGGATCGAAACCTCAAACCTGATCGCAAAG GTCAGAGTCCTAAAATAATAAGAGCAAAAGGTGTTGGTTTAGAGCGAACCGACTCTCAAACCGTAGGTGAATTCCCGAGGGGACGACGCAAGG CAAAACCCGCCCCATTGGAGATCAAACCACTGCCTGAATGGGAGGAGCCCTGTACGCCTATCCGCTCGCCTGTAACACGGTCATTCGCTCGCGA TCTCTCTAGGTTTCCAATACCATCGAGACCCCTGTCAGTGCATAGTACGGCCTCCAGCACTGACTCCGAAGACTGTGATGAGAATTATGTACCCATGGTCTCTAATATGTCCACAGATGAACCA AACATGAAGCTTGGTGCGCCCATGACTGGGGATGGTGGGAGCAGCCCAATGGTGAAGCCGAAGGGAGACAAACAGGTGGAGTACCTGGATTTGGATCTTGATTCTGGCAAGTCTACCCCACCTCGGAAG ATGAAAAGCAATGGAACTGGCATGGCAGCATCAGATGAGCGTGTTGACTACGTGGTTGTGGACCAGCAACGGACACAAGCCCTTAAGAGCACCCGGGAGGCCTGGAACGATGGCCGCCAatccacagagacagacaccCCTTCCAAAGGATCCAAGTGA
- the gab1 gene encoding GRB2-associated-binding protein 1 isoform X7, translating into MSGGDVVCSGWLRKSPPEKKLRRYAWKKRWFVLRSGRLTGDPDVLEYYKNDHAKKPIRVIDLNLCEQVDAGLTFNKKDLEHSFIFDIKTIDRVFYLVADTEEEMNKWVRCVCDICGFNPTDDEAAKAAHQAVIGGLVVDTPPHPALGNIVGPAAMLTNVPPPYQPVSVRHLDSQSSTEEPQDYLWLVNCESKKPEPNRAHAECSKSTSSETDLNDNVPSHRTPTSSTSSAKHTSHNGFFPQHPAPASASSIYDSPPSRGASLSTDSGLYHLPRSYSQDTVLLPKSASSPSANPDSGEGSELYVFNTPSRKPSMESQIRNLSISYDIPPTPGANCTYQVPRTLSVSTGVGGSEGGGDVVPPPRPPKPSLSSSSGPPPPPAERSPTDTYHVPRSASETDGNYCVPTSAGNKALRSNTIGTVDCSRLRKDFGSQDCYDIPRSFPSDKSCSFDFNESFNSYFKNKGMMPVGSQSTEEVDQNYVPMSANSPSHHHSGSLSEPIHEPNYVPMTPGTMEFSSLGKQVPPPAHMGFRSSPKTPPRRPMLSDCQPPPVDRNLKPDRKAKPAPLEIKPLPEWEEPCTPIRSPVTRSFARDLSRFPIPSRPLSVHSTASSTDSEDCDENYVPMVSNMSTDEPNMKLGAPMTGDGGSSPMVKPKGDKQVEYLDLDLDSGKSTPPRKMKSNGTGMAASDERVDYVVVDQQRTQALKSTREAWNDGRQSTETDTPSKGSK; encoded by the exons GCATGGAAGAAGCGGTGGTTTGTTCTTCGCAGTGGCCGTTTGACAGGCGACCCAGACGTGTTGGAGTATTACAAGAATGACCATGCCAAGAAGCCCATCCGCGTGATCGATCTCAACTTGTGTGAGCAG GTGGACGCTGGGCTGACTTTCAACAAGAAGGACTTGGAGCACAGCTTCATATTCGACATTAAGACCATTGACCGTGTCTTCTACCTGGTGGCTGACACCGAAGAGGAGATGAATAAGTGGGTTCGATGTGTTTGCGACATCTGCGGTTTTAACCCCACAGATGATG aaGCAGCAAAAGCTGCTCACCAGGCGGTCATTGGAGGCCTGGTGGTGGATACCCCCCCTCACCCAGCACTGGGTAATATTGTCGGCCCAGCAGCAATGCTGACCAATGTCCCCCCTCCATATCAGCCTGTCAGCGTGCGACACCTAGACTCACAGTCCAGCACAGAGGAGCCCCAGGATTACCTGTGGCTGGTCAACTGTGAGAGTAAAAAGCCAGAGCCCAACAG AGCCCATGCTGAGTGTTCAAAGTCTACCTCTTCAGAGACAGACCTGAATGACAACGTCCCCTCTCACCGCAcacccacctcctccacctcctctgctAAACACACCTCGCACAATGGCTTCTTCCCACAGCACCCGGCCCCAGCCTCCGCCTCTTCCATCTACGACTCGCCTCCATCACGCGGTGCCTCGCTCTCAACAGACAGTGGCCTTTACCACCTCCCACGCAGCTATTCCCAGGACACTGTGCTGCTCCCAAAGTCTGCCTCCTCCCCTTCGGCCAATCCGGACAGCGGGGAAGGCTCCGAGCTCTATGTCTTTAACACTCCGTCGCGGAAGCCCTCAATGGAGTCACAAATACGCAACCTTTCCATCAGTTACGATATCCCGCCTACGCCTGGTGCGAACTGTACCTACCAGGTGCCCCGCACTTTGTCGGTGTCCACGGGTGTTGGAGGctcagagggagggggagatgTAGTACCCCCTCCAAGACCACCTAAGCCTTCGCTCAGTTCATCCTCAGGACCCCCACCTCCCCCTGCTGAGCGCTCACCTACGGACACCTATCATGTGCCACGCTCAGCCTCAGAGACTGACGGAAACTACTGTGTACCTACTAGTGCCGGGAATAAGGCTTTACGAAGCAACACTATCGGCACTGTGGACTGTTCACGCCTACGCAAAG ATTTTGGATCCCAGGACTGCTATGACATTCCTAGATcattcccctctgacaaaagcTGCTCTTTCGACTTCAATGAAAGTTTCAACAGCTACTTT aaaaacaaaggaatGATGCCAGTGGGAAGCCAGTCTACAGAGGAGGTTGACCAGAACTACGTACCCATGAGCGCCAACTCTCCCTCACACCATCACTCAGGCAGTTTGTCGGAGCCGATACACGAACCCAACTATGTCCCCATGACCCCAGGCACCATGGAGTTCTCGTCCCTTGGAAAGCAGGTCCCCCCTCCTGCCCATATGGGCTTTCGCTCCAGCCCGAAGACCCCACCACGCAGGCCAATGCTCAGTGACTGCCAGCCCCCACCTGTGGATCGAAACCTCAAACCTGATCGCAAAG CAAAACCCGCCCCATTGGAGATCAAACCACTGCCTGAATGGGAGGAGCCCTGTACGCCTATCCGCTCGCCTGTAACACGGTCATTCGCTCGCGA TCTCTCTAGGTTTCCAATACCATCGAGACCCCTGTCAGTGCATAGTACGGCCTCCAGCACTGACTCCGAAGACTGTGATGAGAATTATGTACCCATGGTCTCTAATATGTCCACAGATGAACCA AACATGAAGCTTGGTGCGCCCATGACTGGGGATGGTGGGAGCAGCCCAATGGTGAAGCCGAAGGGAGACAAACAGGTGGAGTACCTGGATTTGGATCTTGATTCTGGCAAGTCTACCCCACCTCGGAAG ATGAAAAGCAATGGAACTGGCATGGCAGCATCAGATGAGCGTGTTGACTACGTGGTTGTGGACCAGCAACGGACACAAGCCCTTAAGAGCACCCGGGAGGCCTGGAACGATGGCCGCCAatccacagagacagacaccCCTTCCAAAGGATCCAAGTGA
- the gab1 gene encoding GRB2-associated-binding protein 1 isoform X3, producing the protein MSGGDVVCSGWLRKSPPEKKLRRYAWKKRWFVLRSGRLTGDPDVLEYYKNDHAKKPIRVIDLNLCEQVDAGLTFNKKDLEHSFIFDIKTIDRVFYLVADTEEEMNKWVRCVCDICGFNPTDDEAAKAAHQAVIGGLVVDTPPHPALGNIVGPAAMLTNVPPPYQPVSVRHLDSQSSTEEPQDYLWLVNCESKKPEPNRSVCVFTFRAHAECSKSTSSETDLNDNVPSHRTPTSSTSSAKHTSHNGFFPQHPAPASASSIYDSPPSRGASLSTDSGLYHLPRSYSQDTVLLPKSASSPSANPDSGEGSELYVFNTPSRKPSMESQIRNLSISYDIPPTPGANCTYQVPRTLSVSTGVGGSEGGGDVVPPPRPPKPSLSSSSGPPPPPAERSPTDTYHVPRSASETDGNYCVPTSAGNKALRSNTIGTVDCSRLRKDFGSQDCYDIPRSFPSDKSCSFDFNESFNSYFKNKGMMPVGSQSTEEVDQNYVPMSANSPSHHHSGSLSEPIHEPNYVPMTPGTMEFSSLGKQVPPPAHMGFRSSPKTPPRRPMLSDCQPPPVDRNLKPDRKGQSPKIIRAKGVGLERTDSQTVGEFPRGRRKAKPAPLEIKPLPEWEEPCTPIRSPVTRSFARDLSRFPIPSRPLSVHSTASSTDSEDCDENYVPMVSNMSTDEPNMKLGAPMTGDGGSSPMVKPKGDKQVEYLDLDLDSGKSTPPRKMKSNGTGMAASDERVDYVVVDQQRTQALKSTREAWNDGRQSTETDTPSKGSK; encoded by the exons GCATGGAAGAAGCGGTGGTTTGTTCTTCGCAGTGGCCGTTTGACAGGCGACCCAGACGTGTTGGAGTATTACAAGAATGACCATGCCAAGAAGCCCATCCGCGTGATCGATCTCAACTTGTGTGAGCAG GTGGACGCTGGGCTGACTTTCAACAAGAAGGACTTGGAGCACAGCTTCATATTCGACATTAAGACCATTGACCGTGTCTTCTACCTGGTGGCTGACACCGAAGAGGAGATGAATAAGTGGGTTCGATGTGTTTGCGACATCTGCGGTTTTAACCCCACAGATGATG aaGCAGCAAAAGCTGCTCACCAGGCGGTCATTGGAGGCCTGGTGGTGGATACCCCCCCTCACCCAGCACTGGGTAATATTGTCGGCCCAGCAGCAATGCTGACCAATGTCCCCCCTCCATATCAGCCTGTCAGCGTGCGACACCTAGACTCACAGTCCAGCACAGAGGAGCCCCAGGATTACCTGTGGCTGGTCAACTGTGAGAGTAAAAAGCCAGAGCCCAACAG gtCTGTATGTGTATTTACTTTCAGAGCCCATGCTGAGTGTTCAAAGTCTACCTCTTCAGAGACAGACCTGAATGACAACGTCCCCTCTCACCGCAcacccacctcctccacctcctctgctAAACACACCTCGCACAATGGCTTCTTCCCACAGCACCCGGCCCCAGCCTCCGCCTCTTCCATCTACGACTCGCCTCCATCACGCGGTGCCTCGCTCTCAACAGACAGTGGCCTTTACCACCTCCCACGCAGCTATTCCCAGGACACTGTGCTGCTCCCAAAGTCTGCCTCCTCCCCTTCGGCCAATCCGGACAGCGGGGAAGGCTCCGAGCTCTATGTCTTTAACACTCCGTCGCGGAAGCCCTCAATGGAGTCACAAATACGCAACCTTTCCATCAGTTACGATATCCCGCCTACGCCTGGTGCGAACTGTACCTACCAGGTGCCCCGCACTTTGTCGGTGTCCACGGGTGTTGGAGGctcagagggagggggagatgTAGTACCCCCTCCAAGACCACCTAAGCCTTCGCTCAGTTCATCCTCAGGACCCCCACCTCCCCCTGCTGAGCGCTCACCTACGGACACCTATCATGTGCCACGCTCAGCCTCAGAGACTGACGGAAACTACTGTGTACCTACTAGTGCCGGGAATAAGGCTTTACGAAGCAACACTATCGGCACTGTGGACTGTTCACGCCTACGCAAAG ATTTTGGATCCCAGGACTGCTATGACATTCCTAGATcattcccctctgacaaaagcTGCTCTTTCGACTTCAATGAAAGTTTCAACAGCTACTTT aaaaacaaaggaatGATGCCAGTGGGAAGCCAGTCTACAGAGGAGGTTGACCAGAACTACGTACCCATGAGCGCCAACTCTCCCTCACACCATCACTCAGGCAGTTTGTCGGAGCCGATACACGAACCCAACTATGTCCCCATGACCCCAGGCACCATGGAGTTCTCGTCCCTTGGAAAGCAGGTCCCCCCTCCTGCCCATATGGGCTTTCGCTCCAGCCCGAAGACCCCACCACGCAGGCCAATGCTCAGTGACTGCCAGCCCCCACCTGTGGATCGAAACCTCAAACCTGATCGCAAAG GTCAGAGTCCTAAAATAATAAGAGCAAAAGGTGTTGGTTTAGAGCGAACCGACTCTCAAACCGTAGGTGAATTCCCGAGGGGACGACGCAAGG CAAAACCCGCCCCATTGGAGATCAAACCACTGCCTGAATGGGAGGAGCCCTGTACGCCTATCCGCTCGCCTGTAACACGGTCATTCGCTCGCGA TCTCTCTAGGTTTCCAATACCATCGAGACCCCTGTCAGTGCATAGTACGGCCTCCAGCACTGACTCCGAAGACTGTGATGAGAATTATGTACCCATGGTCTCTAATATGTCCACAGATGAACCA AACATGAAGCTTGGTGCGCCCATGACTGGGGATGGTGGGAGCAGCCCAATGGTGAAGCCGAAGGGAGACAAACAGGTGGAGTACCTGGATTTGGATCTTGATTCTGGCAAGTCTACCCCACCTCGGAAG ATGAAAAGCAATGGAACTGGCATGGCAGCATCAGATGAGCGTGTTGACTACGTGGTTGTGGACCAGCAACGGACACAAGCCCTTAAGAGCACCCGGGAGGCCTGGAACGATGGCCGCCAatccacagagacagacaccCCTTCCAAAGGATCCAAGTGA
- the gab1 gene encoding GRB2-associated-binding protein 1 isoform X8 → MNKWVRCVCDICGFNPTDDEAAKAAHQAVIGGLVVDTPPHPALGNIVGPAAMLTNVPPPYQPVSVRHLDSQSSTEEPQDYLWLVNCESKKPEPNSSVQLHSPLEGDQEYLLLEECESKTLPPQASLAHAECSKSTSSETDLNDNVPSHRTPTSSTSSAKHTSHNGFFPQHPAPASASSIYDSPPSRGASLSTDSGLYHLPRSYSQDTVLLPKSASSPSANPDSGEGSELYVFNTPSRKPSMESQIRNLSISYDIPPTPGANCTYQVPRTLSVSTGVGGSEGGGDVVPPPRPPKPSLSSSSGPPPPPAERSPTDTYHVPRSASETDGNYCVPTSAGNKALRSNTIGTVDCSRLRKDFGSQDCYDIPRSFPSDKSCSFDFNESFNSYFKNKGMMPVGSQSTEEVDQNYVPMSANSPSHHHSGSLSEPIHEPNYVPMTPGTMEFSSLGKQVPPPAHMGFRSSPKTPPRRPMLSDCQPPPVDRNLKPDRKGQSPKIIRAKGVGLERTDSQTVGEFPRGRRKAKPAPLEIKPLPEWEEPCTPIRSPVTRSFARDLSRFPIPSRPLSVHSTASSTDSEDCDENYVPMVSNMSTDEPNMKLGAPMTGDGGSSPMVKPKGDKQVEYLDLDLDSGKSTPPRKMKSNGTGMAASDERVDYVVVDQQRTQALKSTREAWNDGRQSTETDTPSKGSK, encoded by the exons ATGAATAAGTGGGTTCGATGTGTTTGCGACATCTGCGGTTTTAACCCCACAGATGATG aaGCAGCAAAAGCTGCTCACCAGGCGGTCATTGGAGGCCTGGTGGTGGATACCCCCCCTCACCCAGCACTGGGTAATATTGTCGGCCCAGCAGCAATGCTGACCAATGTCCCCCCTCCATATCAGCCTGTCAGCGTGCGACACCTAGACTCACAGTCCAGCACAGAGGAGCCCCAGGATTACCTGTGGCTGGTCAACTGTGAGAGTAAAAAGCCAGAGCCCAACAG CTCAGTGCAGCTTCACTCTCCATTGGAGGGAGACCAAGAGTATTTGCTcctggaggagtgtgagagcAAGACTCTTCCTCCACAGGCTAGTCT AGCCCATGCTGAGTGTTCAAAGTCTACCTCTTCAGAGACAGACCTGAATGACAACGTCCCCTCTCACCGCAcacccacctcctccacctcctctgctAAACACACCTCGCACAATGGCTTCTTCCCACAGCACCCGGCCCCAGCCTCCGCCTCTTCCATCTACGACTCGCCTCCATCACGCGGTGCCTCGCTCTCAACAGACAGTGGCCTTTACCACCTCCCACGCAGCTATTCCCAGGACACTGTGCTGCTCCCAAAGTCTGCCTCCTCCCCTTCGGCCAATCCGGACAGCGGGGAAGGCTCCGAGCTCTATGTCTTTAACACTCCGTCGCGGAAGCCCTCAATGGAGTCACAAATACGCAACCTTTCCATCAGTTACGATATCCCGCCTACGCCTGGTGCGAACTGTACCTACCAGGTGCCCCGCACTTTGTCGGTGTCCACGGGTGTTGGAGGctcagagggagggggagatgTAGTACCCCCTCCAAGACCACCTAAGCCTTCGCTCAGTTCATCCTCAGGACCCCCACCTCCCCCTGCTGAGCGCTCACCTACGGACACCTATCATGTGCCACGCTCAGCCTCAGAGACTGACGGAAACTACTGTGTACCTACTAGTGCCGGGAATAAGGCTTTACGAAGCAACACTATCGGCACTGTGGACTGTTCACGCCTACGCAAAG ATTTTGGATCCCAGGACTGCTATGACATTCCTAGATcattcccctctgacaaaagcTGCTCTTTCGACTTCAATGAAAGTTTCAACAGCTACTTT aaaaacaaaggaatGATGCCAGTGGGAAGCCAGTCTACAGAGGAGGTTGACCAGAACTACGTACCCATGAGCGCCAACTCTCCCTCACACCATCACTCAGGCAGTTTGTCGGAGCCGATACACGAACCCAACTATGTCCCCATGACCCCAGGCACCATGGAGTTCTCGTCCCTTGGAAAGCAGGTCCCCCCTCCTGCCCATATGGGCTTTCGCTCCAGCCCGAAGACCCCACCACGCAGGCCAATGCTCAGTGACTGCCAGCCCCCACCTGTGGATCGAAACCTCAAACCTGATCGCAAAG GTCAGAGTCCTAAAATAATAAGAGCAAAAGGTGTTGGTTTAGAGCGAACCGACTCTCAAACCGTAGGTGAATTCCCGAGGGGACGACGCAAGG CAAAACCCGCCCCATTGGAGATCAAACCACTGCCTGAATGGGAGGAGCCCTGTACGCCTATCCGCTCGCCTGTAACACGGTCATTCGCTCGCGA TCTCTCTAGGTTTCCAATACCATCGAGACCCCTGTCAGTGCATAGTACGGCCTCCAGCACTGACTCCGAAGACTGTGATGAGAATTATGTACCCATGGTCTCTAATATGTCCACAGATGAACCA AACATGAAGCTTGGTGCGCCCATGACTGGGGATGGTGGGAGCAGCCCAATGGTGAAGCCGAAGGGAGACAAACAGGTGGAGTACCTGGATTTGGATCTTGATTCTGGCAAGTCTACCCCACCTCGGAAG ATGAAAAGCAATGGAACTGGCATGGCAGCATCAGATGAGCGTGTTGACTACGTGGTTGTGGACCAGCAACGGACACAAGCCCTTAAGAGCACCCGGGAGGCCTGGAACGATGGCCGCCAatccacagagacagacaccCCTTCCAAAGGATCCAAGTGA